Proteins encoded in a region of the Coffea eugenioides isolate CCC68of chromosome 4, Ceug_1.0, whole genome shotgun sequence genome:
- the LOC113768652 gene encoding protein MIS12 homolog: MEGSESEAIFESLNLNPQLFINEVLNCVDDLVDEAFTFFNQQASAVLKTDGTDRSDDLTKGVASIRNIIQSSLEKRLSMWEKYCLRHCFVVPEGFSLPKANGSSNDTSMDLDTVDDSELDKQLDSLRDKLILVGKESAQLNSEIQSLERQSDLINSSAASIHEALQLYEKHSMDDMLKELIKYSSEFHAKVDKLRSSRFEDIEHGRAERIHMLNGDISKANRRFGLFNAKIEELQELLDDMNTR, from the exons atggaAGGCAGCGAAAGCGAAGCAATTTTCGAATCACTGAATCTGAATCCGCAGCTGTTCATCAACGAAGTCCTCAATTGCGTCGACGATTTAGTGGACGAAGCCTTCACTTTCTTCAACCA GCAAGCATCAGCGGTTTTGAAAACGGACGGTACGGATCGATCGGATGATTTGACTAAG GGTGTGGCCAGTATAAGGAACATAATTCAGTCCAGTTTGGAAAAAAGGTTGAGTATGTGGGAGAAGTACTGTTTACGCCATTGTTTTGTTGTTCCAGAAGGATTTTCCTTGCCCAAAGCT AATGGCTCATCTAATGACACTTCAATGGACCTCGACACTGTTGATGATTCAGAATTGGACAAGCAGTTAGATTCTCTGAGAGACAAGCTCATTTTG GTTGGTAAAGAGTCTGCTCAGCTTAACAGTGAGATCCAATCATTAGAGAGGCAATCAGACTTAATCAATAGCTCTGCTGCTTCTATCCATGAAGCATTACAGCTATATGAGAAACACTCTATGGATGATATGTTGAAAG AGTTGATTAAATATTCTTCAGAATTCCATGCAAAGGTGGACAAGCTGAGAAGCAGTAGATTTGAGGACATTGAACATGGTAGAGCAGAGAGGATTCACATGCTGAATGGAGACATCTCCAAAGCTAATCGTCGCTTTG GGCTTTTCAATGCTAAAATTGAAGAACTGCAAGAACTTTTGGACGACATGAACACTAGGTGA
- the LOC113769474 gene encoding uncharacterized protein LOC113769474 codes for MAPSSSSLIVFAFIALACALCVQSASGNIACEDLKEDSCAYAVSSSGKRCVLEKHVRRSGEEKYACRASDIEAEKLKDWIETDKCIEACGVDRHTLGISSDSLLEPQFTHKLCSSACYRSCPNIVDLYFNLAAGEGEYLPKLCEAQRAHGRREMAEIKSSGMVAPGAESDGGKPVSFYIVAPAPPPY; via the exons ATGGCTCCAAGCAGTAGCAGCCTGATTGTTTTCGCCTTCATTGCTCTTGCATGCGCCCTCTGCGTGCAAAGCGCTAGTG GAAACATAGCTTGCGAGGACCTGAAGGAGGATTCTTGCGCCTATGCAGTGTCATCGTCGGGAAAGCGCTGCGTGCTGGAGAAGCATGTCCGCAGAAGCGGGGAGGAAAAGTACGCATGCCGCGCATCAGATATCGAAGCTGAAAAACTGAAAGACTGGATCGAAACCGATAAATGCATTGAAGCGTGCGGGGTTGACAGGCACACACTTGGAATTTCATCTGACTCTCTTTTGGAGCCTCAGTTTACCCACAAGCTCTGCTCTTCCGCCTGCTACCGCAGCTGCCCCAATATTGTTGATCTCTACTTCAACCTCGCTGCCGGTGAAG GTGAATATCTTCCGAAACTGTGTGAAGCGCAGAGGGCTCATGGGCGCAGAGAAATGGCGGAAATAAAAAGCTCCGGAATGGTGGCACCAGGAGCAGAATCGGATGGTGGGAAGCCTGTGAGCTTCTACATTGTTGCCCCGGCACCCCCTCCTTATTAA